The Corvus hawaiiensis isolate bCorHaw1 chromosome 10, bCorHaw1.pri.cur, whole genome shotgun sequence genome includes a window with the following:
- the CHST2 gene encoding carbohydrate sulfotransferase 2, with protein MKVCRRKALALCLGYALLLLLAALNLLEYKWRREPRRCGEPPAAPRHHPPPPPPPAGSRGPAGARRQLVYVFTTWRSGSSFFGELFNQNPEVFFLYEPVWHVWQKLYPGDAVSLQGAARDMLSSLYRCDLSVFQLYSTAGAGKNLTTLGIFGAATNKVICSSPLCPAYRKEVVGMVDDRVCKKCPPQRLSRFQEECHKYHTLVIKGVRVFDLAVLAPLMRDPTLDLKVIHLVRDPRAVASSRIKSRHGLIRESLQVVRSRDPHIHRMPFLDAGHKLGGKKEGGGGSDYHALGAMEVICSSMAKTLQTALHPPDWLQGNYMAVRYEDLVVEPIKTLRQVYGFVNLAVSPEMEKFALNMTSGPGYSSKPFVVSARNATQALSAWRTALSYQQIKQVEEYCHQPMALLGYERVGSPEEVKDLSRTLLRKPRL; from the coding sequence ATGAAAGTGTGCCGGCGGAAGGCGCTGGCGCTGTGCCTCGGCTacgcgctgctgctgctgctcgccGCGCTCAACCTGCTGGAGTACAAGTGGCGGCGGGAGCCGCGGCGCTGCGGGGagcccccggcagccccccgCCACcaccccccgccgccgccgccaccggcCGGGAGCCGCGGCCCGGCGGGCGCCCGGCGGCAGCTGGTCTATGTCTTCACCACCTGGCGCTCGGGCTCGTCCTTCTTCGGGGAGCTCTTCAACCAGAACCCCGAGGTCTTTTTCCTCTACGAGCCGGTGTGGCACGTCTGGCAGAAGCTGTACCCCGGTGACGCCGTCTCGCTGCAAGGGGCGGCCCGCGACATGCTGAGCTCCCTGTACCGATGCGACCTTTCCGTCTTCCAGCTCTACAGCACGGCGGGCGCCGGCAAGAACCTCACCACGCTCGGCATCTTCGGGGCGGCCACCAACAAGGTCATCTGCTCCTCACCTCTCTGCCCGGCCTATCGCAAGGAGGTCGTGGGCATGGTGGACGACCGGGTGTGCAAAAAGTGTCCCCCGCAGCGCCTCAGCCGCTTCCAGGAGGAATGCCACAAGTACCACACGCTGGTCATCAAGGGCGTACGTGTCTTTGATCTGGCTGTCCTCGCCCCGCTCATGCGGGACCCGACCCTGGACCTCAAAGTCATCCATCTGGTGCGGGACCCCCGGGCCGTCGCCAGCTCCCGCATCAAGTCCCGGCACGGCCTCATCCGGGAGAGCCTGCAGGTGGTGAGGAGCCGGGACCCCCACATTCACCGCATGCCCTTCCTTGATGCTGGCCACAAGCTGGGcgggaagaaggagggggggggcgGCTCGGACTACCATGCCCTAGGTGCCATGGAGGTCATCTGCAGCAGCATGGCCAAGACCCTGCAGACTGCTCTGCACCCCCCTGACTGGCTCCAGGGCAACTACATGGCCGTGCGCTACGAGGACCTGGTGGTCGAGCCAATCAAGACCCTGCGGCAGGTGTATGGCTTTGTGAACCTGGCAGTCAGCCCGGAGATGGAGAAGTTCGCCCTCAACATGACCAGTGGCCCCGGCTACTCCTCCAAGCCGTTCGTGGTGTCGGCCAGGAACGCCACCCAGGCGCTGAGTGCCTGGAGGACTGCGCTCAGCTACCAGCAGATCAAGCAGGTCGAGGAGTACTGCCACCAGCCCATGGCCCTGCTGGGCTACGAGCGGGTCGGCAGCCCCGAGGAGGTGAAGGACCTCAGCAGAACGTTGCTCAGGAAGCCGCGGCTGTGA